One genomic segment of Salinigranum rubrum includes these proteins:
- a CDS encoding VOC family protein, which produces MTDDVRVSGIDHVELTVPDRREAAEWYERVFGLSVLDEYESWGDDPGGPLMISSDEGATKLALFAGEPTTGLDEYRVAFSVDAAGFRAFLDRLDEEPLFDATGERVTAGDVVDHDRSASIYVTDPYGHALELTTYEYDALGDLFERDG; this is translated from the coding sequence ATGACCGACGACGTTCGAGTCTCCGGAATCGACCACGTCGAACTGACCGTCCCCGACCGACGCGAGGCGGCCGAGTGGTACGAGCGCGTGTTCGGGCTGAGCGTCCTCGACGAGTACGAGTCGTGGGGCGACGACCCGGGTGGGCCGCTGATGATTTCGAGCGACGAGGGGGCGACGAAGCTCGCGCTGTTCGCTGGCGAACCGACGACCGGACTCGACGAGTACCGCGTCGCCTTCAGCGTCGACGCGGCGGGGTTCCGCGCGTTTCTCGACCGACTCGACGAGGAACCGCTGTTCGACGCGACGGGCGAGCGGGTCACCGCGGGCGACGTCGTCGACCACGACCGCTCCGCGTCCATCTACGTCACCGACCCGTACGGGCACGCGCTGGAACTGACCACCTACGAGTACGACGCTCTCGGCGACCTGTTCGAGCGGGACGGCTGA
- a CDS encoding DUF2243 domain-containing protein, translated as MALSTRFDRPLVVAGGVMGFGLGGLLDVLLFHFVLQEHHLISGLVDPTTRAGLRLNLVADGLFCLAMLVVMGAGFVLLWRTAPRSDVPWSASRFVAATVLGTGAFNLYDGVVDHYVLGLHHTTFPALDAYDLVWVAGSLVLLLAGAAALRAERSERTGSTRGL; from the coding sequence ATGGCGCTCTCCACGCGGTTCGACCGGCCGCTCGTCGTCGCCGGCGGGGTCATGGGGTTCGGACTGGGCGGACTGCTCGACGTGCTCCTGTTCCACTTCGTCCTCCAGGAACACCACCTGATCTCCGGGCTGGTCGACCCGACCACGAGGGCCGGGCTTCGGCTCAACCTCGTCGCCGACGGCCTGTTCTGCCTGGCGATGCTCGTCGTCATGGGCGCCGGGTTCGTTCTCCTCTGGCGTACCGCCCCCCGCTCCGACGTCCCGTGGTCGGCCAGTCGATTCGTCGCGGCGACGGTGCTCGGGACGGGCGCGTTCAACCTCTACGACGGCGTCGTCGACCACTACGTGCTCGGACTCCACCACACGACGTTCCCCGCGCTCGACGCCTACGACCTGGTGTGGGTCGCCGGGAGCCTCGTCCTCCTGCTCGCCGGTGCCGCCGCCCTGCGGGCGGAACGGAGCGAGCGTACCGGGTCGACAAGAGGGCTGTAG
- a CDS encoding manganese catalase family protein, which translates to MFYHDDELQFEVEVEEPDPYFAKMLQQAIGGAEGEMRVALQYMFQAFAVPTDKKEYRTLLMETAVEELGHIEMLATAVTKNLEGAPEHLREEARSDSVIAAMMDGGQPRQALSAGLHAMPVDSNGVPFTGNYVVASGNLAADLYANVMAESTGRLLATRLYEMTDDRGMKEMLEYLIARDTMHQNQWHAALESLDDHVPVPASFPQEKENQDVNYEFMSTFRDRHEDPDQPWTSGTSPDGNGEFSYGYQPGGGEPDVKEMLERMYNEVN; encoded by the coding sequence GTGTTCTACCACGACGACGAACTCCAGTTCGAGGTCGAAGTCGAAGAGCCGGACCCGTACTTCGCGAAGATGCTCCAGCAGGCCATCGGCGGGGCCGAGGGCGAGATGCGCGTCGCCCTGCAGTACATGTTCCAGGCGTTCGCCGTGCCGACGGACAAAAAGGAGTACCGGACGCTGCTGATGGAGACGGCGGTGGAGGAGCTCGGTCACATCGAGATGCTCGCGACGGCCGTCACGAAGAACCTCGAAGGCGCGCCCGAGCACCTCCGTGAGGAGGCGCGAAGCGACTCCGTCATCGCCGCGATGATGGACGGCGGGCAGCCGCGACAGGCGCTCTCGGCGGGGCTCCACGCGATGCCGGTCGACAGCAACGGCGTCCCCTTCACCGGCAACTACGTCGTCGCCAGCGGCAACCTCGCCGCGGACCTGTACGCGAACGTCATGGCCGAGTCGACCGGTCGCCTCCTCGCCACCCGTCTGTACGAGATGACCGACGACCGGGGGATGAAGGAGATGCTCGAGTACCTCATCGCCCGCGACACGATGCACCAGAACCAGTGGCACGCCGCGCTCGAAAGCCTCGACGACCACGTCCCCGTCCCGGCGAGTTTCCCGCAGGAAAAGGAGAACCAGGACGTCAACTACGAGTTCATGTCGACGTTCCGCGACCGACACGAGGACCCCGACCAGCCCTGGACCAGCGGGACGTCTCCCGACGGCAACGGCGAGTTCTCCTACGGGTACCAGCCCGGCGGCGGCGAACCCGACGTGAAGGAGATGCTCGAACGGATGTACAACGAGGTCAACTGA
- a CDS encoding PINc/VapC family ATPase, with protein sequence MKILPDTSAVIDGRVSERVDDGSYDGATVYVPEAVVGELESQANDGHDTGWDGLSELQRLADLADAGDIALEYVGRRPTAQEQRASYEGDIDALIRDLAAEHGATLLTSDAVQAEVARAKQVDVEFVEARVRGSGDLIIEEFFDDETMSVHLKTDTRPKAKRGALGDMHYETIRDEVSDEATMKAWADDIVNSARSSPDGFIELDEPGMKIVQFRDYRIAVAHPPFADGVEITAVRPIAKTDLDDYEFADELRSRLKERQRGVLISGSPGAGKSTFAQAVAEFLNESDYAVKTMEKPRDLQVGPEITQYTALDGEMEKTADSLLLVRPDYTIYDEVRKTNDFSVFADMRLAGVGMVGVVHATRGIDALQRLVGRVELGMIPQVVDTVVYIEAGKVHTVYDVTTEVKVPEGLTAEDLARPVIQVTDFETGRPEYEIYTFNRQVVTVPLSDGNADESGVDRLARQEIEREIRSIARGHVDVQLEGGNRAVVYVDDDDISYVIGKGGGRISDVEDRLGIDIDVRTHDEKPAGSSSNSSPSSGGPVEGTVVTPEVTSRHVVIRMDEHVGETVEVRADGDYLFTATVGRGGDIQVSRGSAIADELEQAIDRKQRITVVSA encoded by the coding sequence ATGAAGATACTGCCGGACACGAGCGCGGTCATCGACGGCCGCGTGTCCGAGCGCGTCGACGACGGGTCGTACGACGGAGCCACCGTCTACGTCCCCGAGGCGGTCGTCGGCGAGCTCGAGTCGCAGGCCAACGACGGCCACGACACCGGATGGGACGGACTGTCGGAACTGCAGCGACTCGCCGACCTCGCGGACGCCGGCGACATCGCCCTCGAGTACGTCGGCCGACGGCCGACCGCACAGGAACAGCGCGCCTCGTACGAGGGCGACATCGACGCCCTCATCCGTGACCTCGCGGCCGAACACGGCGCGACGCTTCTCACCAGCGACGCCGTCCAGGCGGAGGTCGCCCGGGCGAAACAGGTCGACGTCGAGTTCGTCGAGGCGCGAGTGCGTGGCTCCGGCGACCTGATCATCGAGGAGTTCTTCGACGACGAGACGATGTCGGTCCACCTCAAGACCGACACCCGCCCGAAAGCGAAGCGCGGCGCGCTCGGCGATATGCACTACGAGACCATCCGCGACGAGGTGTCGGACGAAGCGACGATGAAGGCGTGGGCCGACGACATCGTCAACTCCGCGCGCTCCTCGCCGGACGGCTTCATCGAACTCGACGAACCGGGGATGAAGATCGTCCAGTTCCGCGACTATCGGATCGCCGTTGCGCACCCTCCGTTCGCGGACGGCGTCGAGATCACCGCCGTCAGACCGATCGCCAAGACCGACCTCGACGACTACGAGTTCGCCGACGAACTCCGGTCGCGACTCAAGGAGCGCCAGCGCGGCGTTCTCATCTCGGGGTCGCCGGGGGCGGGTAAATCGACGTTCGCCCAGGCCGTCGCGGAGTTCCTCAACGAGTCGGACTACGCGGTGAAGACGATGGAGAAACCTCGGGACCTTCAGGTCGGTCCCGAGATCACCCAGTACACCGCTTTGGATGGAGAGATGGAGAAGACGGCCGACTCCTTGCTCTTGGTCCGCCCGGACTACACCATCTACGACGAGGTGCGGAAGACGAACGACTTCTCGGTGTTCGCCGACATGCGCCTCGCGGGCGTGGGAATGGTCGGCGTCGTCCACGCCACCCGCGGTATCGACGCCCTCCAACGGCTAGTGGGCCGCGTCGAACTCGGGATGATCCCGCAGGTCGTCGACACCGTCGTCTACATCGAAGCCGGGAAGGTCCACACGGTGTACGACGTCACCACCGAGGTGAAGGTGCCGGAGGGACTCACCGCCGAGGACCTCGCCCGCCCGGTCATCCAGGTGACCGACTTCGAGACGGGCCGTCCCGAGTACGAAATCTACACGTTCAACCGGCAGGTCGTCACCGTCCCGCTCTCGGATGGGAACGCGGACGAGTCCGGCGTCGACCGCCTCGCCCGCCAGGAGATCGAACGCGAGATACGCTCTATCGCCCGCGGCCACGTCGACGTTCAGTTGGAGGGGGGGAACAGGGCCGTCGTCTACGTCGACGACGACGACATCTCCTACGTCATCGGGAAGGGCGGCGGACGCATCTCCGACGTCGAGGACCGGCTAGGCATCGACATCGACGTCCGCACCCACGACGAGAAGCCCGCCGGGTCCTCGTCGAACTCCTCTCCGTCCTCCGGCGGCCCGGTCGAGGGAACGGTCGTCACGCCAGAGGTCACCTCGCGGCACGTCGTCATTCGGATGGACGAACACGTCGGCGAGACGGTCGAGGTGCGCGCCGACGGCGACTACCTGTTCACCGCCACGGTCGGGCGGGGCGGCGACATCCAGGTCTCGCGCGGGAGCGCCATCGCCGACGAGTTGGAGCAGGCCATCGACCGCAAGCAGCGCATCACGGTCGTCTCGGCCTGA